The proteins below are encoded in one region of Winogradskyella helgolandensis:
- the scpA gene encoding methylmalonyl-CoA mutase: MKPDFSDITLNTAVKQTVAPSESKDIWNTPEGIPVKKHFTKDDISEAEHLNFTAGVPPFLRGPYSAMYAMRPWTIRQYAGFSTAEESNAFYRRNLAAGQKGLSVAFDLATHRGYDSDHPRVTGDVGKAGVAIDSILDMEILFDQIPLDKMSVSMTMNGAVLPIMAFYIAAAKKQGVPLNQLSGTIQNDILKEFMVRNTYIYPPLPSMKIIGDIFDYTTKNMPKFNSISISGYHMQEAGATADIELAYTLADGMEYIRTGLKSDLKIDEFAPRLSFFWAVGMNHFMEIAKMRAARMLWAKIIKSFNPTNPKSMALRTHSQTSGWSLSEQDPFNNVARTCIEAMAATLGGTQSLHTNALDEAIALPTDFSARIARNTQIFIQDETQMTKSVDPWAGSYYVEYLTQEIAKKAWKLIEEVEELGGMAKAIETGVPKLRIEEASARKQARLDSAQDILVGVNKFKTTEKSNIEILDIDNTAVRESQIARLNKMKAERNSELVAANLKALENCAGGGEGNLLELAVEAAENFATLGEISDALEVHFGRHKAATKLISGVYGKEVNNDSTYVKAQKLADKFAEIEGRRPRVMIAKMGQDGHDRGAKVVASSFADLGFDVDMGSLFQTPEEVAKQAIENDVHFVGASSLAAGHKTLIPQLIGELEKLGRPDIMVFAGGVIPAQDYDFLLERKVVAIFGPGTVISESAITIMEKYLAQD; the protein is encoded by the coding sequence ATGAAACCCGATTTTTCAGATATAACACTAAACACAGCTGTTAAGCAAACAGTTGCTCCTTCAGAGAGTAAAGACATTTGGAATACACCTGAAGGTATTCCTGTAAAAAAACATTTTACAAAAGACGATATTTCAGAAGCTGAACATTTAAATTTTACAGCTGGTGTGCCACCTTTTTTAAGAGGGCCTTATAGCGCTATGTATGCGATGCGACCATGGACCATTCGTCAATATGCTGGTTTTTCAACAGCAGAAGAATCTAATGCATTTTACAGAAGAAACTTAGCGGCAGGTCAAAAAGGACTGTCTGTAGCATTCGATTTAGCAACACACCGTGGTTACGATTCCGATCACCCACGTGTTACTGGTGATGTTGGTAAAGCTGGTGTGGCAATCGATTCTATTTTGGATATGGAAATTTTGTTCGATCAGATTCCATTAGATAAAATGTCGGTATCTATGACCATGAATGGAGCGGTTTTACCAATTATGGCTTTCTATATTGCAGCAGCAAAAAAACAAGGTGTGCCATTAAATCAACTTTCTGGAACGATTCAGAATGACATCTTAAAAGAATTTATGGTGCGTAATACGTATATATATCCACCTTTACCTTCTATGAAGATTATTGGTGATATCTTCGATTACACAACTAAAAATATGCCGAAGTTCAACTCTATTTCTATTAGTGGGTATCACATGCAAGAAGCAGGTGCTACAGCAGATATTGAGTTAGCTTATACCTTAGCTGATGGTATGGAATACATTAGAACCGGATTAAAATCTGATCTAAAAATTGATGAATTCGCACCGCGATTATCATTCTTCTGGGCAGTAGGAATGAATCATTTTATGGAAATTGCAAAAATGCGTGCAGCACGTATGCTTTGGGCTAAAATCATAAAATCATTCAATCCAACCAATCCAAAATCAATGGCATTGCGTACGCATAGTCAAACATCGGGTTGGAGTCTAAGTGAGCAAGATCCTTTTAATAATGTCGCGAGAACGTGTATTGAAGCCATGGCTGCAACTTTAGGAGGCACACAATCCTTACACACCAACGCTTTAGATGAAGCGATTGCGTTACCAACAGATTTCTCAGCAAGGATTGCACGAAACACACAGATTTTTATTCAAGATGAAACGCAGATGACCAAATCTGTAGATCCCTGGGCTGGTTCGTATTATGTAGAGTATTTAACGCAAGAGATTGCTAAGAAAGCGTGGAAACTCATTGAAGAAGTTGAAGAACTTGGTGGTATGGCAAAAGCTATTGAAACCGGAGTTCCTAAATTACGTATTGAAGAAGCGTCTGCACGAAAACAAGCGCGTTTAGATTCTGCACAAGATATTTTGGTTGGTGTTAATAAATTTAAAACCACTGAAAAATCAAATATTGAAATCTTAGATATTGACAATACCGCTGTAAGAGAATCTCAAATTGCACGTTTAAATAAAATGAAAGCGGAACGAAATTCAGAACTTGTTGCTGCTAATTTAAAAGCTTTAGAAAATTGTGCTGGTGGAGGTGAAGGTAACTTATTAGAATTAGCAGTTGAAGCTGCTGAAAACTTTGCTACTTTAGGTGAAATTTCAGATGCATTAGAAGTGCACTTTGGAAGACATAAAGCGGCTACTAAATTAATAAGTGGTGTTTACGGAAAAGAAGTGAATAATGACAGCACCTATGTAAAAGCTCAAAAATTAGCAGATAAATTTGCTGAAATTGAAGGTCGAAGACCAAGGGTAATGATTGCAAAAATGGGTCAAGATGGACACGATAGAGGTGCTAAAGTGGTCGCGTCTAGTTTTGCTGATCTAGGTTTTGATGTGGATATGGGATCTTTATTCCAAACTCCAGAAGAAGTCGCAAAACAAGCTATTGAAAATGATGTACATTTTGTTGGAGCTTCAAGTTTAGCTGCAGGTCACAAAACTTTAATTCCGCAGTTAATAGGAGAATTAGAAAAGTTAGGCCGACCAGATATTATGGTCTTTGCAGGTGGAGTAATTCCTGCTCAAGATTATGACTTTTTATTAGAACGTAAAGTAGTAGCTATTTTTGGTCCTGGAACAGTGATTTCAGAATCAGCTATTACAATTATGGAAAAATATTTAGCGCAGGATTAG
- a CDS encoding acyl-[acyl-carrier-protein] thioesterase produces MMASHNYFDKQFELRYFEMNELGLATPAIMLALLEETAADHCYSIDHSLFDLFKENIGWVLFSGVLQMDRYPNYKEKITIRTWLSSYSSIKGYRENLIFDENENIIGRAKGLWVFFDIEKRRPTPIYEDIKEKWSYCNETSIAINIKKKINAVEYADYLGKFKVNRFDTDMNKHVNNIRYLQWVIESIPEEIVNTHFLHVIDGRFIAEAQFGDNVLSLTKELETKNTFQHTIKVEGSAKVCATATTVWKAY; encoded by the coding sequence ATGATGGCATCTCATAATTATTTTGACAAGCAGTTTGAATTGCGCTATTTTGAAATGAATGAATTAGGCCTAGCCACACCTGCCATAATGTTAGCGTTATTAGAAGAAACTGCTGCAGATCATTGTTATTCCATAGACCATAGTTTGTTTGATTTGTTTAAGGAGAATATAGGTTGGGTCTTATTTTCTGGTGTTTTACAAATGGATCGGTACCCCAATTACAAAGAAAAAATAACGATTAGAACATGGCTATCAAGCTACTCCTCTATTAAAGGATATAGAGAGAACCTCATTTTTGATGAAAATGAAAACATTATCGGTCGTGCTAAAGGCTTATGGGTATTCTTTGATATCGAAAAACGACGACCAACACCGATTTACGAGGATATTAAAGAGAAATGGTCTTATTGTAATGAAACGTCTATTGCTATAAATATTAAGAAGAAAATTAATGCTGTGGAATATGCCGATTATCTGGGAAAATTTAAAGTAAATCGGTTTGATACAGATATGAATAAGCACGTCAATAATATTCGATATTTGCAATGGGTTATTGAATCTATTCCAGAGGAGATTGTCAATACGCATTTTCTACATGTTATTGATGGCCGATTTATTGCTGAAGCACAATTTGGAGATAATGTGCTTTCATTAACCAAAGAACTTGAGACAAAAAATACTTTTCAGCATACGATAAAGGTTGAAGGCAGTGCTAAAGTTTGTGCTACTGCGACTACTGTTTGGAAAGCTTATTGA
- the meaB gene encoding methylmalonyl Co-A mutase-associated GTPase MeaB, whose product MKNYKPKNRLTAQAYINGILDGDRVLLSRAITIIESNLESDKILAKDIVQAILPSSGQSIRIGITGVPGVGKSTFIEAFGLYLVKEGHKVAILSIDPSSQRTKGSILGDKTRMEELANLEEAYIRPSSSGDTLGGVANKTGETMLLCEAAGYDVILIETVGVGQSETAVHGMTDFFLLLMLSGAGDELQGIKKGIMEMADMLVINKADGDNITNSKIAKRQYQNALHIFPLSESGWSPVVSTASSTKNIGISNVWDQVLKYKALVDANGYFVKNRNHQQIKWMYNNINEELKHMFYGSKHIKTELSQLEKDIVSSEISPVKAALQVIEKFKKSF is encoded by the coding sequence ATGAAAAATTACAAACCCAAAAATAGATTAACTGCACAAGCTTATATTAATGGTATATTAGATGGAGATCGCGTTTTATTATCTAGGGCTATTACTATTATTGAAAGTAATTTAGAAAGTGATAAAATCTTAGCGAAAGACATTGTTCAGGCTATATTACCGAGTTCAGGACAATCTATTCGTATTGGTATTACAGGAGTTCCTGGAGTTGGAAAAAGTACATTTATTGAGGCTTTTGGGTTGTATCTTGTAAAAGAAGGTCACAAGGTTGCTATTTTATCGATAGACCCAAGTAGTCAGCGCACTAAAGGTAGTATTCTAGGTGACAAAACTAGAATGGAAGAATTGGCCAATTTGGAAGAGGCCTATATTAGACCATCCTCTTCTGGAGATACTTTAGGTGGTGTTGCCAATAAAACGGGTGAAACTATGTTATTGTGTGAAGCTGCTGGTTATGATGTTATTTTAATTGAAACTGTTGGTGTAGGTCAATCCGAAACCGCAGTTCACGGCATGACGGATTTCTTCTTACTCTTAATGCTGTCTGGTGCTGGTGATGAGTTACAAGGCATTAAAAAAGGGATTATGGAAATGGCAGATATGCTTGTTATTAATAAAGCAGATGGTGATAATATTACAAATAGTAAAATAGCGAAACGGCAATACCAAAATGCGTTACATATATTTCCGTTGTCTGAATCTGGATGGAGTCCTGTAGTGAGTACCGCTTCTTCCACAAAAAATATTGGGATTTCTAATGTTTGGGATCAGGTTTTAAAATATAAAGCACTTGTTGATGCCAATGGTTATTTTGTAAAAAACAGAAATCATCAACAAATTAAATGGATGTACAACAACATCAATGAAGAATTAAAACATATGTTTTATGGTTCTAAACATATAAAGACGGAACTCTCACAATTAGAAAAAGATATAGTGTCGTCTGAAATTTCACCAGTAAAAGCAGCCCTACAGGTTATTGAAAAATTTAAAAAGTCCTTTTAG
- a CDS encoding pyruvate kinase gives MNKNTKRLLGRKSRVKRVRLMVTMPSEAANNYQMIEDFVVQGMNCARINCAHDTETEWISMVEHIRKAALKHNRFVTIAMDLSGPKIRTVLGSENLKYMTINEGDYIEIIDDSEPILNIEKQLRCSFPDIISKVKLGEHIYFDDGKIEGTITSVDAKKIGINIKRCKINGEKLKTDKGINLPESNLGIAGLTPKDKMDFAVIAKYADIVNFSFVNTTEDLEDLFQLMEFHNANNLGVILKIETKQAYNNLKDILLTTKTKTNAFGVMIARGDLAIEVGWQNIGRVQNEILRMCTAAHTPVIWATQVLENLAKKGIPSRSEMSDINNALKAECIMLNKGPYILEVIQFLNEVLRNEESFQNKNEAMLPELKRLK, from the coding sequence TTGAATAAAAACACCAAAAGGCTTCTTGGGAGAAAGTCTAGAGTTAAGCGTGTGAGACTCATGGTCACCATGCCATCTGAAGCGGCAAACAACTACCAAATGATTGAGGATTTCGTCGTACAAGGTATGAACTGTGCACGCATAAATTGTGCTCATGATACGGAAACCGAGTGGATTTCAATGGTGGAACATATTCGGAAAGCAGCCCTAAAACATAATCGTTTTGTAACTATCGCAATGGACTTAAGTGGACCTAAAATTAGAACAGTTTTAGGTTCTGAAAACCTTAAGTATATGACTATAAATGAAGGGGACTACATTGAGATTATAGATGATAGTGAGCCAATTTTAAATATAGAAAAACAATTGCGATGTAGTTTTCCAGATATCATTTCAAAAGTAAAACTAGGAGAACATATCTATTTTGATGATGGAAAAATTGAAGGTACGATTACAAGTGTGGACGCAAAAAAAATAGGAATCAACATTAAGCGATGCAAAATAAATGGTGAAAAACTAAAGACCGATAAAGGTATTAATTTACCAGAATCTAATTTGGGAATTGCAGGTTTGACACCAAAAGACAAAATGGATTTCGCCGTCATTGCTAAATATGCTGATATCGTCAATTTTAGTTTTGTGAATACCACAGAAGATTTAGAGGATTTATTCCAACTTATGGAATTTCATAATGCCAATAATTTGGGTGTGATACTAAAAATAGAAACCAAACAAGCTTATAATAATCTAAAGGATATTCTGTTAACCACCAAAACTAAAACCAATGCTTTTGGGGTTATGATTGCACGAGGCGATTTAGCTATAGAAGTAGGCTGGCAAAATATTGGTCGGGTTCAAAACGAAATTCTGCGTATGTGTACTGCTGCTCATACTCCTGTCATTTGGGCAACTCAAGTACTAGAGAATTTAGCAAAAAAAGGTATTCCATCCCGTTCAGAGATGTCTGATATTAACAATGCCTTAAAAGCTGAATGCATAATGCTCAATAAAGGGCCATATATACTTGAAGTGATTCAGTTTTTAAACGAAGTATTACGCAACGAAGAATCGTTTCAAAATAAAAATGAAGCCATGCTTCCTGAATTAAAACGTTTAAAATAA